One window of the Babesia microti strain RI chromosome IV, complete genome genome contains the following:
- a CDS encoding SPB1, FTSJ3, AdoMet-dependent rRNA methyltransferase SPB1 (overlaps_old_locusTagID:BBM_III06600), with amino-acid sequence MARKTKLAKSRLDKYYNLAKEQGYRARSAYKLIQISKRYNIFRDCNTLIDLCAAPGGWLQVASDTMPINSLIIGVDLVPIKPIKNVITLQLDITSQYAKHTLLKRMNGAKADVILHDGSPNMGSNWNLDAFNQNQLVLSATNLACNLLRKGGTYVTKVFRSADYSSLIWVFQELFHIVKATKPQSSRIVSAEIFVICMRYKSPQFLDPKLFDFKHVFKNRGLNPDQKLTEDSDKSKSLSHLLKLKERNKRQGYSDGDDYREVSIIDYLKSDNPSDILVNYNRIRFIESETSDIIRNHPLTTQEILTLFSDLQVLGKKDLLLLLKWRMRLLKCIKDDKLPIPELLAKLPTIQVLPPLQNDELKELDDELDTKVSEIKNNSKKLSKSMKKKQKRFLENLKKGTQIAQNEDSELFSNTKESQLLLEHGSDIESCVDSISDHEEIENETYIPIDVENDYKCIEEELEKDYVMQKERLKIKAEKASKKATRREASYIAKIQQLTEETKRIESSGFKTWQSDDEYNSESENEELKLQFAEESQSEGEKLDVKSSTGESCIVGGDNCYKIVNSKSEEKNIYIDESGIDYQNEFNRTEFSNEIDEVQSIGIKHIDSIYASDKTDLDKSCEFTAVQSELLKNAKEGRINKSIKGLNTKNTSKTKDAKIYRDELPNDTLSVDCITNINHNVKSLHSKKDITTKTTPEETPEVERWFKQDIFNMPDDTISNDVVSFKSNVSNRNTDNNVELHPTKDNSKPNAFVVGDGNEDSKKSKLDPDKIQLLGPLLISKKSRLDLMDGMYNRYAYNEDIEDLPLWFREDEEMHTKVQLPLTKEQMRVYRMKLKEIKSLPIRKVKEAISRRMKKIQNKLDKVRTDTERISNRNDVSIVHQIEKNKKILRKVAKDAVGKKNKVYVVSNKFGNNSVRSGKKSGEVIKFVDKRMKKDNRNAKKTRKVRKTGRHKGRGG; translated from the coding sequence ATGGCGCGGAAGACAAAACTTGCCAAGAGCAGGcttgataaatattacaatttggCAAAGGAACAGGGATACCGTGCTAGGTCTGcatataaattgatacaaatttctaaaagatataacatttttagAGATTGTAATACACTTATTGACCTTTGTGCTGCTCCAGGTGGTTGGTTGCAGGTTGCTTCTGATACAATGCCCATAAATAGTTTGATTATTGGTGTTGATTTAGTGCCTATTAAACctattaaaaatgtcataACCTTACAACTTGATATCACGTCTCAGTACGCCAAACATACGCTGCTTAAACGTATGAATGGTGCCAAAGCAGATGTGATTCTGCATGATGGGTCTCCCAATATGGGCTCCAATTGGAATTTAGATGCATTTAATCAAAACCAATTGGTGCTAAGTGCCACCAATTTGGCTTGCAATTTACTCAGGAAAGGCGGTACTTATGTTACAAAAGTATTTCGCTCCGCAGATTACTCATCATTAATATGGGTATTTCAAGAGTTATTCCACATCGTAAAGGCAACTAAACCCCAATCTAGTAGAATTGTATCTGCAGAAATATTCGTTATATGTATGCGGTACAAGTCACCACAATTTCTCGATCCCAAGTTATTTGATTTCAAGCATGTATTTAAGAATAGGGGCCTCAATCCGGACCAGAAGTTGACAGAGGATAGTGATAAGTCAAAATCACTTTCACATTTGTTGAAGCTGAAGGAACGAAATAAGAGACAGGGTTATTCAGATGGCGATGATTATCGTGAAGTGTCAATTATTGACTATTTAAAGTCCGATAATCCGTCGGATATACTAGTTAATTACAATCGGATAAGGTTTATCGAATCAGAAACATCGGACATAATTCGTAACCATCCACTAACCACTCAAGAAATACTGACACTGTTTAGTGATTTGCAGGTTTTGGGTAAAAAAGATCTACTATTGTTGTTGAAGTGGAGAATGAGATTACTCAAGTGTATTAAAGATGATAAACTTCCAATTCCAGAATTGTTAGCAAAATTGCCAACTATACAAGTATTGCCGCCACTACAAAATGATGAGCTAAAAGAATTAGATGATGAATTAGATACGAAAGTGAGCGAAATAAAGAACAATTCTAAAAAGTTAAGTAAGAGTATGAAGAAGAAACAGAAAAGATTTTTGGAGAACCTGAAAAAAGGCACTCAAATCGCTCAAAATGAGGATTCAGAGTTGTTTTCAAATACCAAGGAATCGCAATTGTTGCTAGAACATGGAAGTGATATCGAATCTTGTGTCGATTCTATATCAGATCATGAAGAAATTGAGAATGAAACGTACATTCCAATTGACGTGGAAAATGATTATAAATGCATAGAAGAGGAACTGGAGAAAGATTATGTTATGCAAAAGGAAAGGTTGAAAATTAAAGCAGAAAAGGCTAGTAAAAAGGCCACAAGAAGAGAAGCTTCATATATCGCCAAAATTCAGCAGTTGACTGAGGAAACCAAAAGGATTGAAAGTTCCGGTTTTAAAACTTGGCAATCAgatgatgaatataattcTGAAAGTGAAAACGAagaattaaaattgcaatttgcTGAGGAATCACAATCAGAGGGTGAAAAATTAGATGTTAAATCTAGTACCGGTGAATCTTGTATTGTGGGTGGAGATAATTGttacaaaattgttaatagTAAATCTGaagaaaaaaatatatatattgatgaGTCTGGTATTGATTACCAGAATGAATTTAATAGAACTGAATTTAgtaatgaaattgatgaagTACAGTCAATTGGTATTAAACATATTGATAGCATCTATGCTAGTGATAAAACTGATTTAGATAAATCGTGTGAATTCACTGCAGTTCAATCAGagttattaaaaaatgctAAAGAAGGTCGTATTAACAAATCTATTAAGGgtttaaatacaaaaaatacttCAAAAACTAAAGatgccaaaatatatagGGATGAATTGCCAAATGATACGCTTAGTGTTGATTgtataactaatataaaTCACAATGTCAAATCTTTGCATAGCAAAAAAGATATCACAACTAAGACTACACCAGAGGAAACTCCTGAAGTTGAAAGATGGTTCAAACAGGATATATTCAACATGCCAGATGATACGATATCCAATGATGTAGTTAGTTTCAAAAGTAACGTATCAAATAGGAATACTGATAATAATGTAGAACTGCATCCTACTAAAGATAACTCTAAGCCCAATGCTTTTGTTGTTGGCGATGGTAATGAGGAttccaaaaaatccaaactAGATCCAgataaaatacaattactTGGACCCCTTCTTATTAGTAAAAAATCCAGACTTGATCTAATGGATGGTATGTACAATCGTTATGCTTATAATGAAGATATTGAGGATTTGCCTTTGTGGTTTAGGGAAGATGAGGAGATGCATACCAAAGTTCAATTACCACTTACAAAAGAACAAATGCGTGTCTATCGTATGAAGTTGAAAGAGATTAAATCTCTCCCCATAAGGAAGGTGAAAGAAGCAATTTCCAGAAGGATGAAGAAGATACAAAATAAACTTGATAAGGTTAGGACTGATACTGAAAGAATTTCAAACAGAAACGATGTATCAATTGTACATCAAATTGAGAAGAATAAAAAGATACTTAGGAAGGTTGCAAAAGATGCTGTAGGTAAGAAGAATAAAGTGTACGTCGTATCAAACAAGTTTGGTAACAATAGTGTCAGGTCGGGCAAAAAATCTGGGGaggtaattaaatttgtggatAAGAGGATGAAAAAGGACAATAGGAATGCTAAGAAAACAAGAAAGGTCAGGAAAACTGGTAGACATAAGGGCAGGGGTGGATAA
- a CDS encoding hypothetical protein (overlaps_old_locusTagID:BBM_III06600), which translates to MNVGRETLISDRTIHCVEDEIEKFSSEPDDLTEKLKYRTSILLYNMCSMYNTFMDYVGKQHQRLSEQKFQINKLKQELAETKTTKKLLEEQLLASKLELENLKRKLFT; encoded by the coding sequence ATGAATGTAGGAAGAGAAACTCTTATTAGTGACAGAACTATACATTGTGTTGAGGATGAAATTGAGAAGTTTTCATCTGAACCAGACGATTTAACAGAAAAACTCAAGTATCGCACGTCAATATTGCTGTATAATATGTGCAGCATGTACAACACCTTTATGGACTATGTTGGCAAACAACATCAAAGACTTTCCgaacaaaaatttcagatAAACAAACTTAAACAGGAACTTGCTGAAACTAAAACCACGAAAAAATTGCTAGAAGAACAATTATTGGCATCTAAATTagaattggaaaatttgaaacGAAAACTATTCACTTAG
- a CDS encoding E3 ubiquitin-protein ligase RING2-B (overlaps_old_locusTagID:BBM_III06605), with product MVVEEGILADLNNLKEVMPLDLRIDELIRVPRRNLSSSELENETTLGQSGLRDHLCCVICSGIIQNCVVIKTCLHRFCSTCIEKCFRSGIRECPQCRKHVPSKRFLHHDAIFDSIITTLFPNVKLINDLNDSLTLIKNKKLLLLRNNELLNQRSFFRGNGFIKTSDLDIIFDNRSNILDNFEIISKLFMFKENCNICRTDGMSIDPFGDNVCNCNYIRGLRGILSLLDSNQRQKEFRQARKAVLNAQPLPPPCGLTHFRLTPKLANNTTQSNNSVGFEFLSRSNITLRALSKFLISKFNSTNHSSQFTGNTKYTTKEHQKPFALRDTLAYIRNVSHVLSHDTLVLYYSQ from the exons ATGGTTGTGGAGGAGGGAATTTTGGCAGATTTGAATAATCTTAAGGAAGTTATGCCTTTGGATTTGCGAATAGATGAATTGATACGGGTTCCTAGACGTAATCTCAGTTCCAGTGAACTGGAAAACGAAACTACTTTGGGTCAATCTGGATTAAGAGACCACCTTTGTTGTGTTATCTGTTCTG GCATAATCCAAAATTGTGTAGTAATAAAAACTTGCCTACACCGCTTCTGCTCAACTTGTATAGAAAAATGTTTTCGCTCAGG AATCAGAGAATGCCCACAATGCAGGAAACATGTCCCATCAAAGCGATTTCTTCATCACGATGCAATTTTTGACTCTATCATTACAACACTATTTCCTAATGTAAAA ctAATTAATGACTTAAATGACTCACTAACTCtcataaaaaataaaaagtTGTTACTTTTGCGCAATAATGAACTACTGAATCAAAGATCTTTTTTTCGGG GCAATGGCTTTATCAAAACTT CGGATttagatattatttttgacaaCAGATCGAATATATTGGATAACTTCGAGataattagtaaattatttatgttcAAGGAAAATTGCAATATATGCCGCACAGATGGTATGTCAATTGATCCATTTGGCGATAATGTATGCAATTGCAATTATATACGCGGGTTGCGTGGTATACTTAGCCTACTAGATAGTAACCAGAGGCAAAAAGAATTCCGTCAGGCTAGAAAAGCAGTGTTGAATGCTCAACCTCTTCCTCCACCCTGTGGGCTGACCCATTTTAGGCTCACACCTAAACTAGCGAATAATACCACTCAAAGCAACAATTCTGTGGGCTTTGAg TTTCTTTCTAGAAGTAATATTACGTTGCGTGCTCTCAGCAAGTTTCTCATCTCAAAATTCAACAGTACAAATCACTCAAGCCAATTCACAGGGaacacaaaatatacaacaaaA GAGCATCAAAAACCATTTGCCCTTAGGGATACATTGGCTTACATTAGAAATGTTTCACATGTGCTTTCACACGATACTTTAGTGTTATACTACTCAcaataa
- a CDS encoding 20S proteasome subunit alpha 4 (overlaps_old_locusTagID:BBM_III06610), giving the protein MSYDRAITIFSPDGHLLQVEYAIEAVRRGGCIVGVTGKDVIVLAAEKKVSNKLQNNHTAKKILQIDDNLALSFAGLNADARVLANKARLECQRYRLNMEDPASVDYISKHIARLQQSYTHKGGVRPFGISTLVVGFQINGDPGLYQTEPAGIFSAWKSKAVGKNSKTVQEYLEKNYTENLTEEAATLLAIKALFEVVEVNTKNIEVAVMRRSGLMHLDDDSLSIFINQIESEIKQSTDAPKN; this is encoded by the exons ATGAGTTACGACCGTGCTATTACCATCTTCAGCCCAGATGGGCATCTACTGCAAGTAGAGTATGCCATCGAGGCCGTTAGACGCGGTGGTTGTATCGTTGGAGTCACGGGGAAAGATGTAATAGTGTTGGCTGCAGAAAAAAAAGTGTCAAATAAGCTACAAAACAACCATACAGCAAAAAAAATCCTTCAAATCGATGATAATTTGGCTCTCTCCTTTGCCGGTTTAAATGCAGATGCAAGAGTGTTAGCTAACAAA GCAAGACTCGAATGTCAGAGATATAGATTGAATATGGAAGATCCGGCATCTgttgattatatatcaaaGCATATAGCTAGACTTCAACAA TCATATACGCACAAGGGAGGAGTAAGACCCTTTGGAATTTCAACATTGGTAGTTGGATTCCAAATCAATGGTGATCCAGGCTTATATCAAACTGAGCCTGCAGGTATATTTTCGGCGTGGAAATCAAAAGCCGTAGGTAAAAATTCAAAG ACGGTTCAggaatatttggaaaaaaaTTACACTGAAAACTTAACAGAAGAAGCGGCAACATTGCTAGCTATAAAAGCACTGTTTGAG GTGGTGGAGGTAAATACCAAAAATATCGAAGTAGCAGTTATGAGAAGATCGGGACTAATGCACTTGGACGATGATTCACTTTCCATTTTC ataaatcaaattgaaaGTGAAATTAAGCAATCTACTGATGCTcctaaaaattaa
- a CDS encoding 20S proteasome subunit alpha 3 (overlaps_old_locusTagID:BBM_III06615), translated as MSRYDSRTTTFSPEGRMYQVEYALEAINNASLTIGILSKEGVVLVADKPVSSTLLGDSYSLEKLYKIDDHIFCAIAGLTADADTLINLCRLYAQRHVYTFGEPQYLEEHVSQICDHKQSYTQYGGLRPFGVSFLFAGWDKRCGFQLFHTDPSGNFAGWNAMAVGMNGQSAQSMLKEKWNEKLTLNEALELSLHVLVKAIDLSKPKADKIELGTITYNSTINKTEIKFMSTEEISVILENSLKKYQDNSSDVHN; from the exons ATGTCGAGGTACGACTCTAGGACTACCACTTTCTCACCAGAAGGTCGTATGTACCAAGTGGAATACGCCCTTGAAGCTATCAATAATGCATCACTAACAATTGGTATTCTGTCTAAGGAAGGCGTTGTTTTAGTGGCTGATAAACCAGTAAGTTCTACCTTGCTGGGAGACTCATATTCATTGGAGAAGCTGTACAAAATTGATGATCACATTTTTTGTGCCATAGCCGGATTGACAGCTGATGCAGATACTCTGATTAATCTGTGTAGATTATACGCCCAGCGTCACGTTTACACATTTGGAGAACCACAATATCTCGAAGAACACGTATCCCAAATATGCGATCATAAGCAA AGTTATACGCAATACGGAGGGCTTAGACCTTTTGGTGTAAGTTTCCTATTTGCCGGCTGGGATAAACGCTGTGGATTTCAACTCTTCCATACTGATCCTTCGGGCAATTTTGCTGGCTGGAACGCGATGGCTGTGGGAATGAATGGACAATCCGCCCAGTCTATGCTCAAAGAG aAATGGAATGAGAAACTGACGCTCAATGAAGCATTGGAATTGTCTTTGCATGTGTTAGTCAAGGCCATTGATCTGTCAAAGCCCAAAgcagataaaattgaattggGTACAATTACATACAATAGCACAATTAATAAGACtgaaattaaattcatGTCAACCGAGGAGATATCTGTTATCCTTGAGAATAGTTTGAAGAAATACCAAGATAACAGTTCAGATGTAcacaattaa
- a CDS encoding conserved Plasmodium protein, unknown function (overlaps_old_locusTagID:BBM_III06620) codes for MSWWPFYESSENKDKNVSPYDSLVPPPPSGPYVAPPVKPKNISIDAVDRSFIGFSPPPKIKDSYHINSDYSMYQDEDTSSKGKWARLSNLMTNQRARGCIESVKMGCKMGATVGGIFGSITGLYASIVHRNLLTLPLSTMGGAVSFGFFLGCGMIVRC; via the exons ATGAGTTG GTGGCCTTTTTACGAAAGCTCTGAAAAtaaagataaaaatgtttcaCCCTATGATTCATTAGTACCTCCCCCTCCTTCAGGGCCATATGTGGCACCTCCGG taaaaccaaaaaatatatccattGATGCAGTGGATAGGTCATTCATAGGCTTTAGCCCACCGCCTAAAATCAAAG ATTCATATCACATTAACAGTGATTATTCCATGTACCA gGATGAAGATACATCTTCCAAGGGGAAATGGGCTAGGttgtcaaatttaatgACTAATCAAAGGGCTAGGGGTTGCATCGAGAGCGTTAAAATGGGTTGCAAGATG GGTGCCACTGTTGGTGGAATTTTTGGATCAATTACGGGTTTATATGCTTCAATTGTCCATCGCAATTTACTAACACTACCTTTGTCAACA ATGGGCGGAGCAGTCAGCTTTGGATTCTTTTTGGGTTGTGGCATGATTGTAAGATGCTAA
- a CDS encoding conserved Plasmodium protein, unknown function (overlaps_old_locusTagID:BBM_III06625): protein MILGLVEHWLKLLLNIIHYIFILAAWVYRRRYFVVYIPLTISLWLYYEIKYTSPGCTFYSGRKAARLLSSCNFVFKSYRPPIYIFSCTLQWLYMCTFNNLELLSRLLHSNYFEYLGYLRRPLYYWISIICKLLIKSPFFRRLYNYDVFISQREIIESYGRSPIILDWYLPPWLVKKCSKCNRAKPSHQFMKCNNQRSHHINSKTNQSFSLIPSDKSFCDNYGQEYQRHFFGKRLNSLDKKSVDDNLSSADTRELYRSNTMKISIKPFSRFSFRRKNSSADQTKPQQITLNDNGRPIDSGNFCDEYYFEDLNMNFDENANNTQYNCSEASYYIQNVPGYYNTYVDNSVTRGIILILPDYNMPYNICNQHAGCICNAWDLKSRDKFKKITCQKCLMSLYKDAHSYNKETPCLSLTKLFIADALKAGFICVEIHLNVNLGLPIHINGHWLGMTSYPFSIYGNSISDLDCAIGRISSRYPHLPIQCVGFAGGCNILIEYLLRANDSRFVEKLNDEQNNSMLPAKGFELLQKPFEGNTKKSSSRFGGKISIKHANSPNDTDESFDLSSSETDNERGDVGSKKLGMNRSRMKKKLSEKFGEKLKSKNSAEQIDHLESIDSGMYQEVFTVKENDQLTDAVTSNAKDTLDLYKKKNKNNRKIVMMKRPKISDKGQYKSKIVDEKFKVYYNKVIHSASCINLNLKAGSEFFHLVTSTSQKQGFFKKYELLNVLFGIIRKLVSKVLNLNLLAKNYKNTCKNELRENIELLLRRIHCSRDVKNLDKNLCKTYQCCHYSTTIFNNIQSISTLNSASDKGFESQTLYALLILLHKEFYETYRESLNNHTVISRSSLLPVNNTNWTLTIGDGYYSKFSEGSNKLCGLLSPTDDIDAVLLKRNLRKLYDDNMKLVRNCLGSIDLPILFVSSLDNSLFGIQDIDVYQPIRNSNILHFVTQSGGDCTYLSGTTVPAYWLRDPILEFIQAAIANKQEAIFN, encoded by the coding sequence ATGATTTTGGGCCTTGTTGAACATTGGCTAAAGCTATTACTCAACATTATCcactatatatttatactgGCCGCCTGGGTTTACCGCAGAAGGTACTTTGTCGTGTATATTCCACTCACAATTTCACTATGGCTCTACTATGAAATCAAATACACCTCTCCAGGATGCACTTTCTATTCTGGTAGAAAAGCCGCGAGATTGTTGAGTAGTTGTAATTTCGTTTTTAAATCGTATCGCCCGCCCATTTACATCTTTTCATGTACATTACAATGGTTGTATATGTGCacatttaacaatttggaGCTACTAAGCCGTTTACTACATTCTAACTATTTCGAATACCTGGGATATTTGCGCCGCCCCTTATACTATTGGATCTCAATAATCTGTAAATTGCTAATCAAATCTCCCTTTTTTAGaagattatataattacgATGTTTTTATATCGCAAAGGGAAATAATTGAATCTTATGGCCGTTCTCCCATAATTTTGGACTGGTATTTGCCTCCTTGGCTAGTAAAAAAGTGCAGCAAATGTAACAGGGCCAAACCCTCACATCAATTTATGAAGTGTAACAACCAGAGATCGCATCACATAAACAGTAAAACTAATCAAAGTTTTTCATTAATCCCATCCGATAAATCTTTTTGCGACAATTACGGTCAGGAATATCAACGCCATTTTTTTGGAAAAAGATTAAATTCATTGGATAAAAAATCAGTGGATGATAATCTCTCCTCTGCGGATACTCGCGAGCTATATAGATCCAATACgatgaaaatatcaattaaacCATTCTCCAGGTTTTCTTTTAGGCGTAAAAATTCTTCGGCTGACCAAACTAAACCGCAACAAATTACGCTAAACGATAATGGGAGGCCTATTGATTCCGGAAATTTTTGTGATGAGTATTATTTTGAGgatttgaatatgaattttgatgaaaacGCAAATAATACCCAATATAACTGTTCTGAGGCTtcttattatatacaaaatgttCCCGGTTATTATAACACTTATGTTGACAATAGTGTGACCAGGGGtattattttgatattGCCTGATTATAACATGCcttataatatatgtaatcAACACGCTGGATGTATTTGTAATGCCTGGGACCTCAAGTCTAgggataaatttaaaaagaTAACCTGCCAAAAATGTTTAATGTCTCTTTACAAAGATGCACATTCGTACAACAAGGAAACACCATGTTTATCACTCaccaaattatttattgcagACGCTTTGAAAGCAGGATTTATATGCGTGGAGATACATTtgaatgtaaatttggGTCTGCCGATTCATATTAACGGACACTGGTTGGGTATGACTTCCTACCCTTTCAGCATATATGGGAATTCAATATCTGACCTAGATTGTGCCATTGGCAGAATTTCAAGCAGATATCCTCATTTGCCTATCCAATGTGTTGGATTTGCTGGTGgttgcaatattttaattgaatatttactCAGGGCTAACGATTCTAGGTTTgttgaaaaattgaatgatgAACAAAATAATAGTATGTTACCGGCCAAAGGATTTGAGTTGTTGCAAAAACCATTTGAAGGAAACACTAAAAAATCTTCAAGTAGATTTGGTGGTAAAATCTCTATTAAACATGCTAATTCACCAAATGATACTGATGAATCATTCGATTTATCAAGTTCGGAGACTGACAACGAACGTGGAGATGTTGGGAGTAAGAAGTTGGGGATGAATAGGTCTAGGATGAAGAAGAAGCTCAGTGAAAAGTTTGGTGAAAAGCTCAAGAGCAAGAATTCTGCCGAACAGATAGATCATTTGGAGAGTATAGACAGTGGCATGTACCAGGAAGTATTTACAGTTAAAGAAAATGATCAGCTCACTGATGCAGTAACTAGCAATGCTAAAGATACTTTAGATCTTTATAAGAAAAAGAATAAGAATAATAGAAAGATCGTAATGATGAAGAGGCCTAAAATCAGTGACAAGGGGCAGTATAAGTCAAAAATCGTCGATGAGAAATTCAaagtatattataacaaGGTGATCCACTCTGCATCGTgcataaatttgaatttaaagGCTGGAAGCGAGTTCTTTCATCTAGTTACTAGCACATCTCAAAAGCAAGGCTTCTTTAAGAAGTACGAACTTTTGAATGTTTTATTTGGAATAATTAGGAAGTTGGTATCCAAGGTTTTGAATCTAAATTTACTAGCTAAAAACTATAAAAATACCTGCAAAAATGAGTTGCGTGAGAATATTGAACTGCTGTTACGGCGCATCCATTGCAGTAGGGATGTAAAAAATCTGGACAAAAATTTGTGCAAAACCTACCAATGTTGCCATTATTCAACAAcgatatttaataatatacaaagCATTTCAACCTTAAATAGTGCCTCAGATAAAGGATTTGAATCGCAAACTTTATATGCACTGCTTATCTTATTGCATAAGGAATTTTACGAAACTTACAGAGAGTCGttaaataatcatacaGTTATCTCTCGTTCATCACTATTACCTGTAAACAACACTAATTGGACTCTCACGATAGGTGATGGATATTACTCCAAATTTTCTGAGGGCTCTAACAAACTTTGCGGCCTGCTCAGTCCCACTGATGACATCGACGCGGTACTCCTCAAGCGGAATCTACGAAAACTTTACGATGATAATATGAAATTGGTACGCAATTGTTTAGGAAGCATTGATTTGCCTATCCTATTCGTATCATCATTAGATAACTCGTTGTTTGGGATCCAAGATATCGATGTTTATCAACCCATACGTAATTCGAACATTCTACACTTTGTTACACAATCTGGCGGAGATTGCACATATTTGAGCG